From one Alicyclobacillus acidocaldarius subsp. acidocaldarius Tc-4-1 genomic stretch:
- a CDS encoding carboxylesterase/lipase family protein has translation MTETTSEHEVLEAPAVQTKSGWVRGTWQTGSSAAYLGIPFAAAPLGSLRFQEPKPPEPWTGVRDVTRYGPTPQRRPFAEVTTIPEPSIPGDDILNLNVFTPAPGDCEAKLPVLVWIHGGGYFAGSPASPWYNGRSFNERGIVVVTLAYRLGFQGFGWMEGAPLNRGILDQIAALRWVHENIRNFGGDPDRVTIAGQSAGGGSVLTLLCSPLADGLFRAAMPMSAAIGQLDLDAAQEVGRRIARHFGIEPKASAWANIPQDDILDVERSYNVVPGDAPVASVAAMMEKLRARRFGDGALAFRPVVDGRVIPNPIDHPETLRRTARIPVLIGSTRNEFSFPGSDAPSFDEIVRELGQFGLPASAVEQYENDVERIGRDRAWGQMMTSYIFRTGLAYLVERRKRAGAGARTWVYDFAAMSSRARGSFHCHDLPYFFHLLDAPQVDRELGTGLSRPLADAMHEVMCTFVRDAALPHPSAEESPAGAMRFQGLVRYDEHAYAFERELLMRARAL, from the coding sequence ATGACGGAAACCACATCCGAACACGAGGTGCTCGAAGCACCGGCCGTGCAGACGAAATCCGGCTGGGTGCGGGGCACATGGCAGACGGGCAGTTCGGCCGCGTACCTCGGGATTCCATTTGCCGCGGCTCCGCTCGGGTCGCTTCGGTTTCAGGAACCCAAGCCTCCCGAACCGTGGACCGGCGTGCGGGACGTCACGCGCTACGGCCCGACGCCCCAGCGCCGGCCGTTCGCCGAGGTCACGACCATCCCCGAGCCGTCCATTCCAGGCGACGACATCCTGAACTTGAATGTGTTCACGCCGGCCCCTGGCGATTGCGAGGCCAAGCTGCCGGTGCTCGTGTGGATCCACGGAGGGGGATACTTCGCCGGATCCCCCGCCTCACCGTGGTACAACGGCAGGTCGTTCAACGAGCGCGGCATCGTCGTGGTGACGCTCGCATACCGCCTCGGGTTCCAGGGATTCGGCTGGATGGAGGGCGCGCCCTTGAATCGCGGGATTCTGGACCAGATCGCCGCCCTACGCTGGGTGCACGAGAACATCCGGAACTTCGGCGGCGATCCCGACCGCGTCACCATCGCGGGTCAGTCGGCGGGGGGCGGATCCGTGCTTACGCTCCTGTGTTCGCCGCTCGCGGACGGGCTGTTTCGCGCCGCCATGCCCATGTCCGCCGCCATCGGCCAGTTGGATCTCGATGCGGCGCAGGAGGTGGGACGGCGCATCGCTCGCCACTTTGGAATCGAACCGAAGGCGTCCGCGTGGGCGAACATCCCGCAAGACGACATCCTGGACGTCGAGCGGAGCTACAATGTGGTCCCCGGCGATGCGCCCGTGGCATCGGTCGCGGCGATGATGGAGAAGCTTCGGGCCCGCCGCTTCGGGGACGGCGCCCTGGCGTTCCGACCGGTGGTGGATGGCCGCGTGATCCCGAACCCGATCGATCACCCGGAGACGCTGCGGCGCACCGCACGGATTCCCGTGCTCATCGGCAGCACGCGCAACGAATTCTCCTTCCCTGGGAGCGATGCTCCCTCGTTCGACGAGATCGTGCGAGAACTGGGCCAATTCGGTTTGCCGGCCTCCGCCGTCGAGCAGTACGAGAACGACGTGGAGCGAATCGGCCGCGATCGCGCGTGGGGGCAGATGATGACAAGCTACATTTTCCGAACGGGGCTCGCGTACCTGGTGGAACGGCGGAAGCGCGCTGGAGCGGGGGCCCGGACGTGGGTGTACGACTTTGCGGCCATGTCGTCCCGCGCGAGAGGCTCCTTTCACTGCCACGATCTCCCGTATTTCTTTCATCTGCTCGACGCGCCCCAGGTGGATCGCGAGCTTGGCACGGGGCTGTCTCGGCCTTTGGCCGACGCGATGCACGAGGTCATGTGCACCTTCGTCCGCGACGCCGCACTGCCCCATCCGTCGGCAGAGGAGAGCCCGGCCGGCGCCATGCGCTTTCAGGGGCTCGTGCGGTATGATGAGCACGCCTACGCATTTGAACGCGAGCTCCTGATGCGCGCCCGTGCGCTTTGA
- a CDS encoding glycoside hydrolase family 3 C-terminal domain-containing protein: MAYRDLVPHLTLEEKASLCSGLNFWQTKPIERLGIPSICMTDGPHGVRLQRPGGSFTDSEPATCFPTAAALASSWDPALVERIGQALGDECRALGVHVLLGPGANIKRSPLCGRNFEYFSEDPLLSGEMAAAHIRGVQSRGVGSSLKHFAANNQEYRRMTTSAEVDERTLREIYLASFEGAVKGGRPWTVMCAYNRLNGTYCSEHQWLLSQVLRREWGFDGVVVSDWGAVNDRVQGLAAGLDLEMPGGPYAQDAEIVQAVRDGLLDEAVLDAAVERLLALVDQAYHPQGQPADFDAHHRLARQAAAESMVLLKNDGAVLPIAPGRRVAVIGAFAVSPRYQGGGSSHVNPARLDEPLAELRRAFGDQLVLYAPGYALDDDAPRPDLIEEASRAAAQADVAVIFAGLPESWESEGYDRAHMRMPDAHVALIEAVASAQPQTVVVLSNGAPIEMPWIHRVPAVIEAYLAGQAFGGAIADVLSGAVNPSGKLAETFPLRLEHNPSHPFFPGESDRVEYREGIFVGYRYYDTKEMDVLYPFGHGLSYTTFEYEAIRLSKASLRDDELLTVEVDIRNTGQRAGKEVIQVYVEPRASRVIRPRRELRAFAKVALAPGETRTVEFQLGKRAFTHYDVEARDFTVESGWYEIHVGSSSRDLRLTASVEVTSTAPRRPVPVHANATLGNLLDDPATGPVLRELLNEKLAASPLGSEIDANPMFEAFMRFTPIGRVTTLFGVPRDEIDGVLEALRAAQHRAQQAEEEKA; this comes from the coding sequence GTGGCTTACCGCGATCTCGTCCCACACCTCACCCTCGAAGAAAAAGCATCCCTCTGCTCCGGGCTCAACTTCTGGCAAACGAAGCCCATTGAGCGCCTCGGCATTCCGTCCATCTGCATGACGGATGGGCCGCACGGCGTTCGCCTGCAGCGGCCGGGCGGATCGTTCACCGATTCGGAGCCAGCCACGTGCTTTCCGACGGCTGCCGCGCTCGCGAGTTCCTGGGATCCCGCCCTCGTGGAGCGAATTGGCCAGGCGCTCGGCGACGAGTGCCGCGCGCTCGGCGTTCACGTCTTGCTCGGGCCAGGCGCCAACATCAAGCGATCGCCCTTGTGCGGGCGCAACTTCGAATATTTCTCCGAGGATCCGCTTCTCTCGGGCGAAATGGCCGCGGCGCATATCCGCGGCGTCCAATCGCGCGGCGTCGGTTCGTCGCTCAAGCACTTTGCAGCCAACAACCAGGAGTATCGGCGCATGACGACGAGCGCCGAGGTGGACGAACGCACTCTTCGTGAGATCTACCTCGCGAGCTTCGAAGGCGCCGTCAAGGGCGGCCGCCCGTGGACGGTCATGTGCGCGTACAACCGCTTAAACGGCACCTACTGCTCGGAACACCAGTGGCTTTTGAGCCAGGTGCTGCGCCGTGAATGGGGATTTGATGGCGTTGTGGTGTCGGACTGGGGCGCCGTGAATGATCGCGTGCAAGGGCTTGCCGCAGGGCTGGACCTCGAAATGCCCGGCGGGCCGTACGCGCAGGACGCCGAGATCGTGCAGGCTGTGCGAGACGGACTGCTGGACGAAGCTGTGCTTGATGCGGCCGTGGAGCGCCTGCTCGCGCTCGTCGACCAGGCCTACCATCCGCAGGGTCAACCCGCTGATTTCGACGCGCATCACCGCCTAGCCCGCCAGGCCGCAGCCGAGTCGATGGTGCTCCTGAAGAACGACGGGGCCGTATTGCCCATCGCGCCAGGGCGGCGGGTGGCCGTGATTGGCGCGTTCGCCGTCTCGCCGCGCTACCAGGGAGGGGGAAGCTCGCACGTCAACCCCGCGCGCCTCGACGAGCCGCTCGCGGAACTGCGCCGCGCGTTTGGGGATCAGCTTGTCCTATACGCGCCGGGGTACGCGCTCGACGACGACGCGCCTCGCCCGGATCTCATCGAGGAGGCCTCGCGCGCCGCGGCGCAGGCGGATGTCGCCGTCATCTTTGCAGGGTTGCCGGAAAGCTGGGAGTCGGAAGGGTACGATCGCGCCCACATGCGCATGCCAGACGCGCACGTGGCGCTCATCGAAGCGGTGGCCTCGGCTCAGCCTCAGACTGTCGTCGTGCTGTCGAACGGCGCGCCTATCGAGATGCCGTGGATCCACCGCGTGCCGGCCGTGATCGAGGCTTATCTCGCGGGGCAGGCCTTCGGCGGCGCCATCGCGGACGTACTGTCCGGCGCCGTGAACCCGTCCGGCAAGCTGGCCGAGACGTTCCCGCTTCGCCTCGAACACAATCCGTCGCATCCTTTCTTTCCTGGCGAGAGCGATCGCGTCGAATATCGCGAGGGCATATTCGTCGGGTATCGGTATTACGACACGAAGGAGATGGACGTGCTGTATCCGTTTGGGCACGGGCTCTCCTACACGACGTTCGAGTACGAGGCCATTCGCCTGTCCAAGGCGAGCCTGCGCGACGATGAGCTTCTCACCGTGGAGGTCGATATCCGCAACACCGGCCAGCGCGCGGGCAAGGAAGTGATCCAGGTCTACGTCGAACCGAGGGCCTCGCGAGTGATACGGCCGCGGCGTGAGCTCCGCGCATTCGCCAAGGTGGCGCTGGCTCCCGGCGAGACGCGTACGGTCGAGTTTCAACTGGGCAAGCGCGCGTTTACCCACTACGACGTGGAGGCCCGCGACTTCACCGTGGAGAGCGGCTGGTACGAGATCCACGTCGGATCGTCCTCGCGCGATTTGCGCCTCACGGCTTCCGTGGAAGTGACATCCACCGCCCCGCGCAGGCCGGTGCCGGTGCATGCCAATGCGACGCTCGGCAACCTTCTAGACGATCCGGCCACAGGGCCGGTGCTGCGCGAACTGTTGAACGAGAAGCTCGCCGCTTCGCCGCTTGGCAGCGAGATAGACGCCAATCCCATGTTCGAAGCGTTCATGCGCTTCACGCCCATCGGTCGTGTCACGACGCTGTTTGGGGTGCCGCGGGACGAGATCGATGGTGTGCTCGAGGCGCTGCGGGCGGCGCAGCACCGGGCGCAACAAGCGGAGGAGGAGAAGGCGTGA
- a CDS encoding flavin reductase family protein, with the protein MTEVDAQAFRRTCGLFTTGVTVVTTVVDGHVHGMTANSFTSVSLEPPLVLVCFDVRSKMAQLLPLSKAFTINVLAHDQEPVSRHFAGSAGGWNGTFIPFGSSVRLDDCLAALSCEVYAQYPAGDHVIVLGRVNDIYQRDEAGVPLVFWRGRYTSLVDDASARTCLG; encoded by the coding sequence ATGACCGAGGTGGATGCGCAGGCGTTTCGGCGCACGTGTGGGCTGTTCACAACGGGGGTCACGGTGGTGACCACGGTCGTCGATGGGCACGTTCACGGCATGACCGCGAACTCGTTCACTTCAGTGTCACTCGAGCCGCCGCTCGTGCTGGTGTGCTTTGATGTGCGGAGCAAAATGGCGCAACTCCTGCCTTTATCGAAAGCGTTTACAATCAACGTGCTCGCGCATGATCAGGAACCCGTGTCGCGTCACTTCGCCGGATCGGCCGGCGGGTGGAACGGCACCTTTATCCCTTTCGGCAGTTCGGTGCGGCTCGACGACTGCCTGGCAGCGCTCTCGTGCGAGGTGTACGCCCAGTATCCCGCCGGAGATCACGTCATCGTGCTCGGCCGCGTGAATGACATCTATCAACGGGATGAGGCTGGAGTCCCGCTCGTGTTCTGGCGGGGAAGATACACGTCTCTGGTTGATGACGCCTCGGCGCGCACCTGTTTGGGATGA
- a CDS encoding MFS transporter yields the protein MGTEVPVLSAAGVLSRMERLTAWPLPRRLFLVIGLGYLFTFYDIFDVNVSFVQTATAIIPGATPANASQYIGLPIFANLLGYVVGTLILSPLADRVGRRRMLMTTMFITGVGSLLTALAMKDWWFVLARGITGVGVAADLAVVNTYMSEVAPRRARARYTSGLFIFSGIGALVGIWLGLLLTTPSAPFPQGLPFALATPSFTWGWRLMYYIGAVLALIALLLRLELPESPRWLVAKGRIDEADAIVAEMEARVGASGPAGDISPLSSSPATEAPTPYGDLLRSPLYRKRVFLLFFVWLFSYVTVYGFSAGMTTLLVGAGYRPSEAGLIVAVGVVGMLIAGVVAYFAGESMERKVYLLVSAVLTILGGLVVGLAGHHLWISYFGAIVLFFGQNVWVPVFYAWTAENFPARARTSGFALVDGAGHIGAGVGLWAIAPYIPALGVTAGFVTMSGFLLVAAFIALGGISSRGKVLEEISP from the coding sequence ATGGGCACGGAAGTGCCTGTCTTGAGCGCGGCGGGTGTCTTGTCGCGCATGGAGCGGCTCACGGCGTGGCCTCTCCCCCGGCGACTCTTTCTGGTCATCGGCTTGGGGTATCTCTTCACCTTCTATGACATCTTCGACGTGAACGTGTCCTTCGTGCAAACGGCAACGGCCATCATCCCTGGCGCGACGCCGGCCAATGCGAGTCAGTACATCGGATTGCCCATTTTCGCTAATCTGTTAGGCTACGTCGTTGGCACGCTCATCCTCAGCCCGCTCGCCGATCGCGTCGGGCGGCGGCGGATGCTGATGACGACGATGTTCATCACGGGCGTCGGATCGCTTCTCACCGCGCTCGCGATGAAGGATTGGTGGTTCGTCCTCGCCAGGGGCATTACGGGCGTCGGTGTGGCAGCCGATCTCGCCGTCGTGAACACCTACATGAGCGAAGTGGCACCGCGCCGGGCGCGCGCCCGATACACCTCGGGGCTGTTCATCTTCTCCGGTATCGGCGCGCTCGTGGGCATCTGGCTCGGCCTTTTGCTCACGACGCCGAGCGCACCGTTCCCTCAGGGATTGCCCTTTGCGCTCGCCACGCCCTCGTTCACGTGGGGGTGGCGGCTCATGTATTACATCGGCGCCGTCCTCGCGCTCATCGCCTTGCTCCTGCGGCTCGAGCTTCCCGAGTCTCCGCGGTGGCTGGTGGCGAAGGGACGGATCGACGAAGCGGACGCCATTGTGGCCGAGATGGAGGCGCGCGTGGGCGCGTCCGGGCCAGCCGGCGACATCTCGCCGCTGTCGAGCTCCCCGGCAACCGAGGCGCCAACCCCCTACGGTGATCTCTTGCGAAGCCCGTTGTATCGCAAGCGCGTGTTTCTCCTGTTTTTCGTCTGGCTGTTCAGCTACGTCACGGTGTACGGCTTTTCTGCGGGCATGACCACGCTGCTCGTGGGCGCGGGGTATCGGCCCAGTGAAGCAGGGCTCATCGTGGCCGTGGGTGTCGTCGGCATGCTGATCGCTGGCGTGGTCGCCTATTTTGCCGGCGAATCGATGGAGCGCAAGGTGTACCTCCTGGTGTCTGCCGTGCTCACGATCCTCGGCGGCCTCGTCGTGGGGCTGGCTGGCCACCATCTGTGGATCTCTTACTTCGGCGCGATTGTGCTCTTCTTTGGCCAAAACGTCTGGGTGCCTGTCTTCTACGCGTGGACCGCGGAAAACTTCCCGGCGCGAGCGCGCACGAGCGGCTTCGCGCTCGTGGATGGCGCGGGTCACATTGGCGCGGGCGTCGGGCTCTGGGCCATTGCACCGTACATTCCGGCTCTGGGCGTCACCGCCGGATTCGTCACCATGTCGGGCTTCCTGCTCGTCGCGGCGTTCATCGCGCTCGGAGGCATTTCGTCGCGGGGCAAGGTCCTCGAGGAGATCTCGCCTTGA
- a CDS encoding GntR family transcriptional regulator produces MTKHMPSKQQVAYYTLRQRILDGTYGPGYRIVIDRIAKELGVSAIPIREAIRRLEAEGLVEVERFSGAKVTRIDAKMYEDILSVLAVLEGYATAQAYRNLTEDDFEALRETNEAMRQARSDFDLTLYSRLNQQFHEIILRRCQNRYLVDQIHAVRERMDAMRVSVFNLIPHRASDSIAEHDKLIQLMVMDIGEEAVERFARQHRLATLEAFRRWNEEHTRMVAEGKEWYRAPREIHRPGTDS; encoded by the coding sequence ATGACCAAACACATGCCGAGCAAGCAACAGGTTGCCTATTACACGTTGAGGCAGCGGATTCTCGACGGAACGTACGGGCCTGGGTATCGGATCGTGATCGACCGGATCGCGAAAGAACTGGGGGTGAGCGCGATTCCCATCCGTGAGGCCATTCGGCGGCTGGAAGCCGAGGGGCTCGTCGAAGTAGAGCGGTTTAGCGGCGCCAAGGTCACCCGCATCGACGCGAAGATGTATGAAGACATTCTGTCGGTGCTTGCGGTGCTCGAGGGGTATGCCACGGCCCAAGCCTACCGCAACCTCACGGAGGACGACTTTGAGGCGCTTCGTGAGACCAACGAGGCGATGCGCCAGGCCCGTTCGGACTTCGATCTCACGCTCTACAGCCGCTTGAACCAGCAGTTTCACGAGATCATCCTGCGCCGATGCCAGAATCGTTATCTCGTCGATCAGATTCACGCGGTGCGCGAGCGCATGGACGCAATGCGGGTGTCTGTCTTCAACCTTATCCCGCACCGCGCCAGCGACTCCATCGCGGAGCACGACAAACTGATTCAACTCATGGTGATGGACATCGGCGAAGAGGCGGTCGAGCGATTTGCCCGCCAGCACCGGCTCGCCACGCTGGAGGCGTTCCGGCGCTGGAACGAGGAACACACCCGTATGGTGGCGGAGGGGAAGGAGTGGTATCGTGCGCCACGCGAGATTCATCGACCGGGGACGGATTCATGA
- a CDS encoding fumarylacetoacetate hydrolase family protein gives MRHARFIDRGRIHEGRWDGNALIDEEGRAVPAERVTWLPPLAPRTVYGLALNYADHAAELNLEKPREPVLFIKPNGSLIGHLAPIVYPTGVEYMHYEAELAVIIGRPGRRIAPDRALDHVLGYTIANDVTVRDFVGNMYRPPIRAKGFDTFGPLGPSWVDAADVPNPHHLAIRTYVNGELRQQGNTSDFIFRIEEIIAFISSFATLYPGDVILTGTPPGISPVKPGDVIEIEIEGIGRLKNPVVGEGTSA, from the coding sequence GTGCGCCACGCGAGATTCATCGACCGGGGACGGATTCATGAAGGCAGATGGGATGGAAACGCGCTCATCGACGAAGAGGGCCGAGCTGTCCCCGCCGAGCGAGTGACCTGGCTCCCGCCGCTTGCGCCCAGGACCGTCTATGGGCTCGCCCTCAACTACGCCGATCACGCCGCGGAACTGAACTTGGAGAAGCCGAGGGAACCGGTGCTCTTCATCAAACCGAACGGATCGCTCATCGGCCACCTGGCGCCCATCGTCTACCCCACGGGCGTCGAGTACATGCACTACGAGGCGGAGCTCGCGGTCATCATCGGGCGGCCGGGGCGGCGGATTGCGCCGGATCGCGCCCTCGATCACGTCCTCGGCTACACCATCGCCAATGACGTGACGGTGCGGGACTTCGTCGGCAACATGTACCGCCCACCGATTCGCGCCAAGGGCTTCGACACCTTTGGCCCACTGGGCCCGTCGTGGGTCGATGCGGCGGACGTGCCCAATCCGCATCATCTCGCGATTCGGACCTATGTGAACGGAGAATTGCGGCAACAGGGGAACACGAGTGATTTCATCTTTCGGATTGAGGAGATCATCGCCTTCATCAGCTCGTTCGCGACCCTGTATCCGGGAGACGTGATCTTGACCGGGACGCCGCCCGGGATTTCGCCGGTGAAGCCGGGTGACGTGATCGAGATTGAAATCGAAGGCATTGGCCGTCTAAAAAATCCAGTGGTGGGGGAGGGGACGTCGGCATGA
- the hpaE gene encoding 5-carboxymethyl-2-hydroxymuconate semialdehyde dehydrogenase — MNKVDSRESGADLAFEAIARPALHFIDGQFVESAEGGWFDTLNPTTNEVLTQVAEGTAKDVDRAVEAAYRAFHDGPWGRMTAKERARYLLRIADAIERHGEELARLEVADTGLPISQARGQAARAAENFRFFAEMATRMTGETFPVGEDFLNYAIRVPVGVAGLITPWNTPLMLATWKIAPCLAAGNTAVLKPAEWSPLTATKLAEIVQEVDLPPGVLNVVHGFGEVAGDALVRHPKVPLISFTGETTTGRTIMKNGSDALKRFSMELGGKSPVLVFADADLDRALDAVVFGVYSLNGERCTAGSRLLVEASIREEFEARLAERVRQIRLGHPLDPSTEVGPLIHAEHKRRVESYLEIGQREGAVMAVGGDVPPELERGNFVRPTLFVCVRNDMRIAQEEIFGPVLVSIPFSTEEEAIRIANGVQYGLAAYIWTRDLERAHRVARRIESGMAWINSHNVRDLRTPFGGMKQSGVGREGGHYSFEFYTEWKTVHVALGQHPIPRFGVSDAGAGRR; from the coding sequence ATGAACAAGGTGGATAGCCGGGAATCCGGGGCGGACCTGGCGTTCGAAGCCATCGCCCGGCCAGCGCTTCACTTCATCGATGGTCAGTTCGTGGAGAGCGCGGAGGGCGGCTGGTTCGACACGCTGAATCCGACGACGAACGAGGTGTTGACCCAGGTCGCCGAGGGAACGGCCAAGGACGTCGATCGAGCGGTCGAGGCCGCGTATCGGGCTTTTCACGACGGACCCTGGGGCAGGATGACCGCCAAGGAGCGGGCGCGGTACCTGCTTCGCATCGCCGACGCCATCGAGCGGCACGGGGAGGAGCTTGCGCGTCTGGAAGTAGCGGATACGGGCCTACCCATCTCCCAGGCCCGGGGGCAGGCCGCCCGCGCGGCGGAAAACTTCCGGTTCTTCGCCGAGATGGCCACGCGCATGACCGGGGAGACGTTTCCCGTGGGCGAGGACTTTCTCAACTACGCCATCCGCGTCCCGGTGGGCGTCGCGGGGCTCATCACGCCCTGGAACACCCCGCTGATGCTTGCGACTTGGAAGATCGCGCCCTGCCTCGCAGCCGGGAACACGGCCGTCCTCAAGCCCGCCGAGTGGTCGCCTCTCACGGCCACGAAGCTCGCCGAGATCGTGCAGGAGGTCGATCTCCCGCCAGGCGTGCTGAACGTCGTCCATGGGTTCGGGGAGGTGGCGGGCGACGCCCTGGTCAGGCACCCGAAGGTTCCCCTCATCTCGTTTACGGGCGAGACGACGACGGGCCGCACCATCATGAAAAACGGCTCCGACGCGCTGAAGCGCTTCTCGATGGAGCTGGGGGGCAAGTCGCCCGTCCTCGTGTTTGCCGACGCCGATCTCGATCGCGCCTTGGACGCCGTGGTGTTTGGGGTGTACTCTCTGAACGGAGAACGGTGCACCGCGGGATCCCGCCTGCTCGTCGAGGCCTCTATTCGCGAGGAATTTGAGGCGCGGCTCGCCGAACGAGTTCGCCAGATTCGCCTCGGCCATCCGCTGGATCCGTCCACGGAGGTCGGACCGCTGATTCACGCCGAACACAAGCGCAGGGTGGAGTCGTACCTCGAGATCGGCCAGCGGGAAGGCGCCGTCATGGCGGTGGGCGGAGATGTGCCTCCAGAGCTCGAGAGGGGGAACTTTGTCCGGCCGACGCTCTTCGTCTGCGTGCGGAACGACATGCGCATTGCTCAGGAAGAGATCTTTGGCCCGGTTCTCGTATCGATCCCGTTTTCGACGGAGGAGGAGGCCATCCGAATCGCCAACGGCGTGCAATATGGACTCGCCGCATACATTTGGACACGGGACCTCGAGCGCGCGCACCGCGTGGCCCGTCGGATCGAATCGGGGATGGCGTGGATCAACTCCCACAACGTCCGGGACCTGCGCACGCCCTTCGGCGGCATGAAGCAAAGCGGCGTGGGGCGCGAGGGCGGCCATTACAGCTTCGAATTTTACACGGAGTGGAAGACCGTGCATGTCGCGCTCGGGCAGCATCCCATTCCGCGCTTCGGGGTATCGGATGCTGGCGCGGGAAGGCGGTAA
- the hpaB gene encoding 4-hydroxyphenylacetate 3-monooxygenase, oxygenase component yields MGAKSGAEYVERLNAEPREVWIHGQRVEGKISEHPAFRNVIESMAKLYDMQCDPALRDEMTYEEGDRRYGLSWLVPRTRDDLVRRGRMMQRWARATFGMMGRTSDYLNVAITAMSQASAYFAGNHPSYAENIQAYYEYARDRDLTLTHTLIAPQVNRSVSVGKLQDPYIAARVVEKNSRGVVIRGARLLATQGPIADEILVFPSTVLRNTEEDAPYSFAFAIPSSTPGLRYICRESFDYGRSHFDHPLGSRFEEMDAIVVFDDVLVPWDRIFLLEDAERCNQLHQATHAVVHMTYQVMHKNIAKCEFLLGLAESLVDAIGIAQFQHVKEKVAEIILALETMKAFLRASEADAELDEYGVMTPAWAPLNAARNLFPKTYPRLVEIIQQLGASGLMAIPTEADWNADIRRDLERFLQGRNIDAFHRLKLFRLAWDASLSSFGSRQVLYERFFFGDPVRMYGALYDSYDKTEYVSRVKAFLDGDAQ; encoded by the coding sequence ATGGGAGCGAAGAGCGGAGCGGAATACGTGGAGCGGTTGAATGCGGAGCCGCGAGAGGTGTGGATCCACGGGCAGCGGGTCGAAGGCAAGATCTCGGAGCACCCCGCCTTTCGCAACGTGATCGAGAGCATGGCGAAGTTGTACGACATGCAGTGCGATCCCGCCCTGCGAGACGAGATGACGTATGAGGAAGGCGACCGCCGCTACGGCCTGTCCTGGCTCGTCCCGAGGACCCGCGACGATCTCGTCCGCAGGGGCCGCATGATGCAGCGCTGGGCGCGCGCCACGTTTGGGATGATGGGGCGAACGTCCGACTATCTGAACGTCGCGATCACGGCTATGTCGCAAGCAAGCGCTTACTTTGCGGGCAACCATCCGTCGTACGCCGAGAACATCCAGGCCTACTACGAATACGCGCGCGATCGCGACCTCACGCTCACGCACACGCTCATCGCGCCGCAGGTCAACCGGTCGGTGAGCGTCGGCAAACTTCAGGATCCCTATATCGCCGCCCGCGTCGTGGAGAAGAACAGCCGTGGTGTCGTCATCCGCGGCGCTAGGCTTCTCGCCACGCAGGGGCCCATCGCGGATGAGATACTGGTCTTTCCCTCGACCGTGCTACGCAATACGGAAGAGGACGCGCCGTATTCGTTCGCGTTTGCCATCCCGAGTTCGACGCCAGGTTTGCGGTACATCTGCCGCGAGAGCTTCGATTACGGGCGATCGCACTTCGATCACCCGCTCGGCTCTCGCTTTGAGGAGATGGACGCCATTGTCGTGTTCGACGACGTCCTGGTTCCCTGGGACCGCATCTTCCTCCTCGAGGACGCGGAGCGCTGCAACCAGCTGCACCAGGCGACGCATGCCGTCGTGCACATGACGTACCAGGTGATGCACAAGAACATCGCCAAGTGCGAGTTCCTCCTCGGGCTCGCGGAGTCCTTGGTGGATGCGATTGGCATTGCGCAGTTCCAGCACGTCAAGGAGAAGGTCGCGGAGATCATCCTCGCGCTCGAGACGATGAAAGCGTTTTTACGAGCGTCTGAGGCCGACGCCGAGCTGGACGAGTACGGCGTCATGACGCCGGCCTGGGCCCCGCTCAACGCGGCCCGGAACCTCTTTCCGAAGACCTACCCTCGCCTCGTCGAGATCATTCAGCAGCTCGGCGCGAGCGGACTGATGGCCATCCCGACCGAGGCCGACTGGAACGCCGACATCCGCCGCGATCTCGAGCGATTCCTGCAGGGAAGGAACATCGATGCGTTCCACCGGCTCAAGCTGTTCCGGCTCGCCTGGGACGCGTCGCTCTCGAGCTTCGGCTCCCGCCAGGTCTTGTACGAACGTTTCTTCTTTGGCGATCCCGTCCGGATGTACGGCGCGCTCTACGATTCCTACGACAAAACCGAATATGTGTCGCGCGTGAAGGCGTTCCTGGACGGTGATGCGCAGTGA